Proteins from a genomic interval of Nocardia sp. BMG51109:
- a CDS encoding glutamate decarboxylase, whose product MPDRPTESDDLFAQPPLESGAPKTTFPESEMFPQAAYQIVHDELLIDGVSRMNLATFCTTWVDDEARRLMNESLDKNIVDKDEYPQTAELERRCVRMLADLWHAPGPAGAMGTSTTGSSEAAMLGGLAAKFRWRKGGGRGIPNFVCGPVQVCWEKFARYFDVDIRQIPLRGDRLTMHPDDVAAHCDENTIMVVPTFGQTFTGLFEDVAGVSRALDELQARTGLDIPLHVDAASGGFLAPFTAPDLVWDFRLPRVRSINASGHKTGLAPLGVGWAIWREAADLPAELVFDVDYLGGDMATFNLNFSRPGGQVVTSYYEFIRLGRVGYARVQSAAYAAARRLAAGIAELGPFELMHDGDPLHGIAAVSWTLRAGATFNLYDLSDRLRTRGWLVAAYPLPADRQDETVMRVLVRHGFSHDMADLLLADLRRAMDQIDRHPPSVSLTRQEAGGFTHSATPAVATAQVRRAAGID is encoded by the coding sequence GGCGTCTCCCGGATGAACCTGGCGACCTTCTGCACCACCTGGGTCGACGACGAGGCGCGCCGGTTGATGAACGAGTCCCTCGACAAGAACATCGTCGACAAGGACGAGTATCCGCAGACCGCCGAGCTGGAGCGGCGCTGCGTGCGGATGCTCGCCGATCTGTGGCACGCGCCCGGCCCCGCCGGTGCGATGGGCACCTCGACCACCGGTTCCAGCGAGGCGGCGATGCTCGGCGGGCTGGCCGCGAAGTTCCGCTGGCGCAAGGGCGGCGGCCGGGGCATTCCGAATTTCGTCTGCGGTCCGGTCCAGGTCTGCTGGGAGAAGTTCGCGCGGTATTTCGACGTGGACATCCGGCAGATTCCCCTGCGTGGCGACCGGCTCACGATGCATCCGGACGATGTCGCCGCGCACTGCGACGAGAACACCATCATGGTGGTGCCGACCTTCGGGCAGACCTTCACCGGCCTGTTCGAGGACGTCGCGGGGGTCAGCCGGGCGCTGGACGAGCTTCAGGCGCGGACCGGGCTGGACATCCCGCTGCACGTCGACGCCGCCAGCGGCGGCTTCCTCGCGCCGTTCACCGCGCCGGACCTGGTGTGGGACTTCCGATTACCGCGGGTGAGGTCGATCAACGCCTCCGGCCACAAGACCGGTCTGGCACCGCTCGGGGTGGGCTGGGCGATCTGGCGCGAGGCCGCCGATCTGCCGGCGGAACTGGTGTTCGACGTCGACTATCTCGGCGGCGACATGGCCACCTTCAACCTCAACTTCTCCCGGCCCGGCGGGCAGGTGGTCACCTCCTACTACGAGTTCATCCGGCTCGGCCGGGTCGGCTACGCCCGGGTGCAGTCGGCCGCCTACGCGGCGGCGCGGCGCCTCGCGGCCGGTATCGCCGAACTCGGCCCGTTCGAGCTGATGCACGACGGCGATCCGCTGCACGGCATCGCGGCGGTGTCGTGGACGCTGCGCGCGGGCGCGACCTTCAACCTCTACGATCTGTCCGACCGGCTGCGCACTCGCGGCTGGCTGGTCGCGGCCTATCCGCTGCCCGCCGATCGGCAGGACGAGACCGTCATGCGCGTGCTGGTCCGGCACGGCTTCAGCCACGACATGGCCGATCTGCTGCTGGCCGATCTGCGGCGGGCGATGGACCAGATCGACCGGCACCCGCCGAGCGTTTCGCTCACCCGGCAGGAGGCCGGCGGCTTCACCCACAGCGCGACCCCGGCGGTCGCTACCGCTCAGGTGCGGCGCGCGGCCGGGATCGACTGA